A stretch of Methylogaea oryzae DNA encodes these proteins:
- a CDS encoding GTPase has product MPTPLPLPGHPPHGIRYNPLAPANFSLDTSALSPDETLLHFVRLLRQRYQAVLAHTPADAPRSPFLRKQLPALALAEAFLRLGAMPLRNAGPLHIAVVGPTQAGKSSVVNCLCRQAAAQVSPLAGYTVHPQGFSLGGHTGLDWLGDYYAGFQRLPPEQLPHDRYDCYSLTALTAAPEHPLAPAVIWDTPDFDSIDAEGYREGVLRTAALADVLLLVVSKDKYADQSVWDMLQLLAPLNQPTVLCLNKTTEDSRQVVEGSLRQRWKELRGDAPPPVVSLPYRQDWGPALWPETGKALIDQLRQAAASAQRAQHSRQTKRLLATHWHTWLEPVQGEQNALADWNRHVEQAIDEAAALYQRDYLNHPQHYETFQRALGELLAMLEIPGLAKPMHYARQAVTWPWRQMAKLGKLAGGGKAQPGSEQLILGKIVDHLLLRLAEDVMQQREQDGRLHGWWSEMSRLLQSGREAQQQSFDTAVQRYQWEFQTEIESAARSLLERLQEHPGVLNSLRATRATADAAALGLALHTGGIGLHDFVLAPAVLSITTLLTESALGRYLHKVEADLKQRQRQSVEKLLRTQAEQLLLRLPEQLDGADKFNIPTQTVATAELALGHDH; this is encoded by the coding sequence GTGCCCACCCCCTTACCCCTACCCGGCCACCCTCCCCACGGGATACGGTACAATCCGCTGGCACCGGCCAATTTCTCCCTGGATACCAGCGCTTTGAGCCCCGACGAAACCTTGCTGCACTTCGTGCGCCTGCTGCGGCAGCGCTACCAGGCGGTGCTCGCCCATACGCCGGCGGACGCGCCCCGCTCGCCGTTCCTGCGCAAGCAATTGCCCGCACTGGCCTTGGCGGAGGCGTTCCTGCGCCTCGGCGCCATGCCCTTGCGCAACGCCGGCCCTTTGCATATCGCCGTCGTCGGCCCCACCCAGGCGGGCAAAAGCTCCGTGGTCAATTGCCTCTGCCGGCAAGCGGCGGCCCAAGTCAGCCCCTTGGCCGGTTACACCGTGCACCCGCAAGGGTTCAGCCTAGGCGGACATACGGGCCTGGATTGGCTGGGCGACTATTACGCCGGCTTCCAGCGGCTGCCCCCCGAGCAACTGCCCCATGACCGCTACGATTGTTACTCCCTCACGGCCTTGACCGCGGCCCCCGAGCATCCGCTGGCACCGGCCGTGATATGGGACACCCCTGACTTCGACTCCATCGACGCAGAAGGCTACCGGGAAGGCGTGCTACGCACCGCCGCCCTGGCCGACGTGCTGCTGCTGGTGGTGAGCAAGGACAAATACGCCGACCAATCGGTGTGGGACATGCTGCAGCTGCTGGCCCCCCTCAACCAGCCCACGGTGTTGTGCCTCAACAAAACCACCGAGGACTCGCGGCAAGTGGTGGAAGGCTCGCTGCGCCAACGCTGGAAAGAATTGCGCGGCGACGCGCCGCCTCCCGTCGTTTCCCTGCCCTATCGCCAGGATTGGGGCCCCGCCTTATGGCCCGAAACGGGCAAGGCGCTCATCGACCAGTTGCGGCAAGCCGCGGCGAGCGCGCAACGAGCGCAACACAGCCGGCAAACGAAACGTCTTTTGGCGACCCATTGGCACACGTGGCTGGAGCCGGTGCAGGGCGAACAAAACGCCTTGGCGGATTGGAACAGGCACGTGGAACAGGCGATCGACGAGGCGGCGGCGCTGTACCAGCGCGACTACCTCAACCACCCTCAGCACTACGAAACCTTCCAGCGCGCCCTGGGCGAATTGCTTGCCATGCTGGAAATCCCCGGCCTGGCCAAACCCATGCATTACGCCCGCCAAGCGGTAACCTGGCCGTGGCGGCAAATGGCCAAACTGGGCAAGCTGGCCGGGGGCGGCAAAGCGCAGCCGGGCAGCGAGCAGCTGATCCTGGGCAAAATCGTGGACCATCTGCTGTTGCGGCTGGCGGAAGACGTTATGCAGCAACGGGAACAGGACGGCCGATTGCACGGCTGGTGGAGCGAAATGAGCCGCCTGCTGCAAAGCGGCCGCGAAGCCCAGCAACAATCCTTCGACACCGCCGTCCAACGTTACCAGTGGGAATTCCAGACGGAAATCGAAAGCGCGGCGCGCAGCCTGCTGGAACGACTGCAAGAACATCCCGGCGTACTCAACAGCCTGCGCGCCACCCGCGCCACGGCGGACGCCGCGGCCTTGGGCTTGGCGTTGCACACCGGCGGCATCGGCCTGCACGATTTCGTGCTGGCGCCGGCGGTGCTTTCCATCACCACGCTGCTGACGGAAAGCGCCTTGGGCCGCTACCTGCACAAAGTGGAGGCGGACCTGAAGCAGCGCCAGCGCCAAAGCGTCGAAAAACTGTTGCGAACACAGGCCGAGCAATTGTTGCTGCGCCTGCCGGAGCAATTGGACGGCGCCGACAAATTCAACATCCCCACGCAAACCGTCGCCACCGCGGAACTAGCGCTAGGCCATGACCACTGA
- a CDS encoding formate dehydrogenase subunit gamma yields the protein MTDSTTDSQQNVVRDITSRMANQPGALLPILHGIQDELGYVPPDAVPTIADALNLSRADVHGVISFYHYFRTTPPGKHTVYLCRAESCQSMGGVALEAHVKQRLGIDYHETTSDGVVSLEPMYCLGNCACSPALMVDKEVLGRVTAEGFDTLLKTLKEGA from the coding sequence ATGACCGACTCCACGACTGACAGTCAACAGAACGTTGTGCGCGACATAACCTCCCGCATGGCCAACCAGCCGGGGGCGTTGCTGCCTATCTTGCACGGTATCCAGGATGAGCTGGGTTACGTGCCGCCGGACGCGGTGCCGACCATTGCCGACGCGTTGAATCTGTCCCGCGCCGACGTTCATGGCGTCATCAGCTTTTACCACTATTTCCGCACCACGCCGCCGGGCAAGCACACGGTTTACCTGTGCCGGGCGGAGTCCTGCCAATCCATGGGCGGCGTTGCTTTGGAGGCCCACGTGAAGCAGCGTTTAGGCATCGACTACCACGAAACCACCAGCGACGGCGTCGTCAGCCTGGAGCCCATGTATTGCTTGGGCAACTGCGCTTGCTCGCCCGCGCTGATGGTCGATAAGGAAGTGCTCGGCCGGGTAACGGCGGAGGGTTTTGACACATTGCTGAAGACCCTGAAGGAGGGCGCGTGA
- a CDS encoding class I SAM-dependent methyltransferase, with product MTHNGMNAYSLVTFRNSQGEKARGTLLKLTRSTVVLEVYNPYSIVQLSEVLHDLTLRQYETVVYRGRAIVSNLVNTGLMLIVSITLIDDWLPLTTDVNNLSPEKPNPYKFLHAWKETNNLQPSYRVAIGRIRCFLADTQRWLEQAQIQICSQDQNTELSVIDDFTQEVVSAIGPEALELLSTFESEANSLHRDQVDAHKFHAQRELHPLIMCAPFVHRAYSKPLGYAGDYEMVNMMLRDPKEGASVFAKTVNAINLKTGPVLAHRNRIDILCSYLSRVTFENAIKHQGSKILNIGCGPAIEIQRFIRDSPLSNECDFTLLDFNEQTIHHTKNHLDKIRTEYNRSTSINFLNLSVNTLAKKTAKNIKELPTSSFDLVYCAGLFDYLSDKLCSRLLTMFHTWVKPGGSVLVTNVHKNNTSLQWMEHILEWYLIYRDSDDMIKISPPETPSRTFNDASNQNIFLEIIKRDE from the coding sequence GTGACTCACAACGGCATGAATGCCTATAGCCTGGTGACTTTTCGCAACAGCCAGGGCGAGAAGGCTCGCGGCACGCTACTAAAACTCACACGATCGACGGTCGTTCTCGAAGTTTACAACCCTTACTCTATCGTACAATTAAGCGAAGTATTGCACGATTTGACGCTAAGACAATATGAGACTGTCGTATACCGAGGAAGAGCCATTGTCAGCAACCTCGTCAATACCGGCCTCATGCTCATTGTATCGATAACATTAATCGATGATTGGCTGCCCCTAACAACAGACGTAAACAACCTATCACCTGAAAAGCCAAATCCGTATAAGTTTCTTCATGCATGGAAGGAAACCAACAACCTACAACCAAGTTACCGGGTTGCCATAGGTCGAATACGATGTTTTCTTGCGGACACCCAGCGATGGCTGGAGCAAGCGCAAATACAAATTTGCTCGCAAGATCAAAATACTGAACTCAGCGTCATTGACGACTTTACGCAGGAGGTTGTTTCCGCCATCGGCCCCGAAGCGCTTGAATTACTCAGCACGTTCGAATCAGAGGCTAACTCCTTGCACAGAGACCAGGTTGATGCACATAAGTTTCATGCGCAACGCGAACTACACCCTCTAATCATGTGCGCACCCTTCGTGCATAGAGCATATAGCAAACCACTAGGGTATGCCGGCGATTATGAAATGGTAAACATGATGCTACGGGATCCGAAAGAAGGGGCAAGCGTATTCGCTAAAACAGTAAACGCCATCAACCTAAAAACCGGTCCAGTTTTAGCACACAGAAACCGGATAGACATCCTATGCAGCTACCTCTCTCGGGTAACATTTGAAAACGCCATAAAACATCAAGGATCAAAAATATTAAACATAGGCTGCGGCCCAGCCATTGAGATCCAACGCTTTATCCGAGACAGCCCCTTATCCAACGAATGCGACTTTACGCTACTGGATTTCAACGAGCAAACCATACACCACACAAAAAACCACCTAGACAAAATCCGCACGGAATACAATCGGTCAACATCCATCAACTTTCTTAACCTATCCGTAAACACCCTAGCAAAAAAAACCGCAAAAAACATAAAAGAACTACCAACATCATCATTCGACCTAGTATATTGCGCAGGCTTGTTCGACTACCTTTCAGATAAGCTATGCTCCCGCCTACTCACAATGTTTCATACATGGGTAAAACCCGGCGGCTCAGTACTGGTCACAAATGTCCACAAGAATAATACGTCGCTCCAATGGATGGAACACATACTGGAATGGTATTTAATTTACCGCGACAGTGACGACATGATAAAAATATCACCACCCGAAACGCCTTCAAGAACCTTCAACGACGCCAGCAACCAAAACATTTTTCTTGAGATTATCAAGCGCGACGAATAA
- a CDS encoding GTPase, producing the protein MTTDLQTLAQQARQWAEQGVAAGWLSGEDAESFRHFENHTPDTLFEHDGSRPLVVAFFGGTGVGKSSLLNRLAGQPIARTGVERPTSREVSVFVHESVQLQRLPGDFPLEKVKIARHQDASQRHILWIDMPDMDSTEQANRDLVLAWLPHIDVLIYVVSPERYRDEKAWRLLLSHGQEHAWLFILNQWDRAQAIQLEDFGRQLALAGFADPVVLKTDSREPAGDRQADDFPRLAEIIQSLCDGHTVSQLEHRARQVRQEQLASGLERCLDRLQSGDDPAQLQRRWETLWEETEDNLLQGLQWPMQQYAQAFVARDGNPLRPQVKLAQPPEAGDGAAPAGRYALWDDWAQTLAEDAIDRLVLEAAQAGLSHADLKARTGQIKPQLPTLVMAQAQQTLRLALANPGNSLQRYALRFAALCTAVLPVTALSWVGYQALTAYQASAATHDHYLGADFAIHSVLLVAIAWLLPWFLHRQLAPSAEKAALKGLRQGIVGGLAAAASQIAGLIDESQRQRQAFVTAGQDLAQRCRAAETSAQPLDGVLLNRLLQGRT; encoded by the coding sequence ATGACCACTGACTTGCAGACCTTGGCCCAGCAGGCCCGGCAATGGGCCGAGCAAGGCGTCGCCGCCGGCTGGCTGTCGGGCGAGGACGCCGAAAGCTTTCGCCATTTCGAAAACCATACGCCGGACACCTTGTTCGAACACGACGGCTCGCGCCCGCTGGTGGTGGCGTTTTTCGGCGGCACCGGCGTCGGCAAAAGCAGCCTGCTCAACCGGCTGGCCGGCCAGCCCATCGCCCGTACCGGGGTGGAGCGGCCGACCTCCCGGGAAGTCTCGGTATTCGTGCACGAATCGGTGCAGTTACAGCGCCTGCCCGGCGACTTCCCCCTGGAGAAGGTGAAAATCGCCCGCCACCAGGACGCCAGCCAACGCCACATTTTGTGGATCGACATGCCCGACATGGACAGCACCGAACAAGCCAACCGCGACCTGGTGCTGGCTTGGCTGCCCCATATCGACGTGCTGATTTACGTGGTCAGCCCGGAGCGCTACCGCGACGAAAAAGCCTGGAGGCTGCTGCTTTCCCATGGACAGGAGCATGCCTGGCTGTTCATCCTGAACCAGTGGGACCGCGCCCAGGCGATACAGTTGGAGGATTTCGGCCGGCAGTTGGCCTTAGCCGGTTTCGCCGACCCGGTCGTGCTCAAAACCGACAGCCGCGAACCCGCCGGCGACCGGCAAGCCGACGACTTTCCGCGCCTGGCGGAAATCATCCAATCGCTGTGCGACGGGCACACCGTCAGCCAGCTGGAGCACCGCGCCCGGCAAGTAAGGCAGGAACAATTGGCATCAGGCCTGGAGCGTTGCCTGGACCGACTGCAAAGCGGCGACGACCCGGCCCAGCTGCAACGGCGCTGGGAGACCCTGTGGGAGGAAACCGAGGACAACCTGCTGCAAGGCCTGCAATGGCCCATGCAGCAATACGCCCAAGCTTTCGTGGCGCGGGACGGCAACCCCTTGCGTCCCCAGGTTAAGCTAGCGCAACCGCCGGAAGCCGGCGACGGAGCCGCGCCGGCCGGCCGTTATGCCCTATGGGACGACTGGGCGCAAACCCTGGCCGAGGACGCTATCGACCGCTTGGTGCTGGAAGCCGCCCAAGCCGGCCTGTCGCACGCCGACCTCAAAGCCCGCACCGGCCAGATCAAACCGCAACTGCCGACGCTGGTAATGGCGCAAGCCCAACAGACGCTGCGGTTGGCCCTGGCCAATCCGGGCAACAGCCTGCAACGCTACGCCTTACGCTTCGCCGCCCTTTGCACCGCCGTGCTGCCGGTAACCGCCTTGAGCTGGGTCGGCTATCAAGCCCTCACCGCCTACCAAGCCAGCGCAGCCACCCACGATCACTACCTCGGCGCCGACTTCGCCATCCACAGCGTACTGCTGGTCGCCATCGCTTGGCTGTTGCCGTGGTTCTTGCACCGCCAATTGGCTCCTTCGGCGGAAAAAGCCGCTCTCAAGGGATTGCGCCAAGGCATCGTCGGCGGCCTGGCCGCCGCCGCCAGCCAAATCGCCGGCCTTATCGACGAAAGCCAACGCCAACGGCAGGCTTTTGTGACGGCAGGCCAAGACTTGGCGCAGCGCTGCCGCGCCGCCGAAACCTCAGCCCAGCCGCTGGATGGGGTGCTGTTGAACCGCCTGCTGCAAGGGCGGACTTAA
- the hrpA gene encoding ATP-dependent RNA helicase HrpA codes for MSSAQRPASSPLSSQQFALLRQLESQLKECMRRDQQGLRRQLQRLRQQGGADVEAVLARLAEKVAVSQRGLQARKSAVPRVRYPEELPVSGKKDEIVAAIKAHQVVIVCGETGSGKTTQLPKICLEAGRGLTGYIGHTQPRRIAARSVAARIAEELGQPLGKAVGYKIRFQDTTSPEAYVKLMTDGILLAETQQDRFLDHYDTLIVDEAHERSLNIDFLLGYLRWVLPKRPDLKVIITSATIDPERFSRHFGGAPIINVSGRTYPVEMRYRPIAGAELEIRNPLPQGEGRVRGLKGRGSLSSLTPTLSQRERGPEGEARDQDGGSGELTATGKVLVPRLPDDGKKKRSVDESDETERDLQQAILDAADELHRERAGDILVFLSGEREIRETAESLRKHHPPHVEVLPLYSKLAVADQEKIFKPHGRDRIVLATNVAETSLTVPGIRCVIDAGHARISRYSHRSKLQRLPIEKVSQASANQRAGRCGRIGPGICIRLYSEEDYRARPEFTEPEILRTNLAAVILQMRSLGLGDIAAFPFIEPPDERLIRDGVKTLQELGALDEQQNLTAVGRQLAKLPLDPRLGRMLVAAAKYNCLTEVAAIAAALSLQDPRERPMDKTQAADQAHAKFKHEQSDFLGLYNLWVAYHEQKPHLSNSKLRGWCRENFLSYIRMREWEDIHHQINQLVKGELNWRPNQVPAGYAEIHKALLTGLLGNVGLKGEQSEYSGARGLKFQIFPGSFLFKSRPQWIVCAEQVETAKVYARTVAKIEPDWIEEVGGHLVKRTHYDPHWERKPARVAVHERSALYGLIVQAGRKVPYENINPAGAREIFIREALVQQEYDCRAEFFRHNQSLLQSADYLQQKGRRVDLVVDEEWLYRFYDERLPPHVCSGASFDRWRREVEKTDPKLLLLTKDDVTRREDESLDTVNYPDHLDVGDGSVRLEYRFAPGDPEDGVTAIVPLHQLNQLSKEPFDWLVPGLLREKLIALLKSLPKDLRRKLVPVPDTVDRLLPKLAVGEGVLTQSVGALLKFTYGLTVPDGAWDEASLTEHLRMNYRVMDEKGKVLVTSRDLGDLQRRYGAQAGQTFQSLAAKSLSISGCTDWQFGDIPIRSDTKTGKTTVPGYAALVDEGDAVGLKSFDTEAEARWRHRCGLSRLIQLALAKDIKYLRKNLAVKPPHELAYAKLAGLPFRQTADNAALRDDLLGLVVQSLYLDDQPDIRSEKVFRDRLERHRGQLIEQANTASVLSAGILDGAATLEKTLAAWPANDPCAQDMREQLRCLVYAGFVRTTSLARLKEYPRYLKALQHRLDKLRQDPGRDRRQLDLLKPYWARYWDYAKQPLAAAPEDDAFRWLLEEFRVSLFAQHLKTPVPVSAKRLDEMWGGRQK; via the coding sequence ATGTCCTCCGCTCAACGTCCCGCTTCCTCTCCTTTGTCGTCCCAACAATTCGCCTTGCTTCGCCAGTTGGAGTCGCAGCTCAAGGAATGCATGCGCCGCGATCAGCAGGGCTTGCGGCGTCAGTTGCAGCGCTTGCGCCAGCAGGGCGGGGCGGACGTCGAGGCGGTGTTGGCCCGGCTGGCGGAGAAAGTCGCTGTGTCCCAACGGGGGTTGCAGGCGCGTAAATCCGCTGTGCCGCGCGTGCGTTACCCGGAGGAGCTGCCGGTTTCGGGCAAGAAGGACGAAATCGTCGCTGCGATCAAGGCCCACCAGGTGGTGATCGTCTGCGGCGAAACCGGTTCGGGCAAGACTACCCAGTTGCCGAAAATCTGCTTGGAGGCGGGCAGGGGGCTGACCGGCTACATCGGCCATACCCAGCCGCGCCGCATCGCCGCCCGTAGCGTCGCCGCGCGCATCGCCGAGGAGCTGGGCCAGCCTTTGGGCAAGGCGGTGGGTTACAAGATCCGCTTCCAGGACACTACCTCGCCGGAGGCCTACGTCAAGCTGATGACCGACGGCATCCTGCTGGCGGAAACCCAGCAGGACCGCTTTCTCGATCACTACGACACGCTGATCGTCGACGAGGCCCACGAACGCAGCCTCAACATCGATTTCCTGCTGGGGTATCTGCGCTGGGTGTTGCCCAAACGGCCGGATTTGAAAGTGATCATCACCTCCGCCACCATCGACCCGGAGCGTTTTTCCCGCCACTTCGGCGGCGCGCCCATCATCAACGTGTCGGGGCGGACTTATCCGGTGGAGATGCGTTATCGGCCTATCGCTGGCGCCGAGTTGGAAATAAGAAACCCTCTCCCCCAGGGAGAGGGTAGGGTGAGGGGATTAAAAGGCCGTGGCTCTTTGTCTTCCCTCACCCCAACCCTCTCCCAGAGGGAGAGGGGGCCGGAAGGAGAGGCGAGGGATCAGGATGGTGGGAGCGGGGAGCTTACCGCCACCGGCAAAGTGCTGGTGCCGCGCTTGCCGGACGACGGCAAGAAGAAACGCTCGGTGGACGAGTCGGATGAGACCGAGCGCGATTTGCAGCAGGCCATCCTGGACGCGGCGGACGAACTGCACCGGGAGCGGGCCGGCGACATCCTGGTGTTTCTGTCCGGCGAGCGGGAAATTCGCGAGACGGCGGAATCCCTGCGCAAGCACCATCCGCCCCACGTGGAAGTGCTGCCGCTGTATTCCAAGCTGGCGGTGGCCGACCAGGAAAAAATCTTCAAGCCCCATGGCCGCGACCGCATCGTGCTGGCCACCAACGTGGCGGAAACCTCGCTGACGGTGCCGGGCATCCGCTGCGTCATCGACGCCGGCCACGCCCGCATCAGCCGCTATAGCCACCGCAGCAAGCTGCAACGGCTGCCCATCGAGAAAGTCTCCCAGGCTTCCGCCAATCAGCGCGCCGGCCGTTGCGGCCGTATCGGGCCGGGCATCTGTATTCGCCTGTACTCGGAAGAGGACTACCGGGCGCGGCCGGAATTCACCGAGCCGGAAATCCTCCGCACCAACCTGGCGGCGGTGATATTGCAGATGCGCTCCCTGGGGCTGGGCGACATAGCTGCCTTCCCCTTCATCGAGCCGCCCGACGAGCGTCTGATCCGCGACGGCGTCAAGACCCTGCAAGAGCTGGGCGCGCTGGACGAGCAGCAGAACCTCACCGCCGTCGGCCGCCAACTGGCCAAGCTGCCGCTGGACCCGCGTTTGGGCCGGATGCTGGTGGCCGCCGCCAAGTACAACTGCCTGACGGAGGTGGCGGCCATCGCCGCCGCCCTCAGCCTGCAGGACCCGCGCGAGCGGCCCATGGACAAGACCCAGGCGGCGGACCAGGCCCATGCCAAGTTCAAGCACGAGCAGTCGGATTTCCTGGGCCTGTACAACCTGTGGGTGGCCTACCACGAGCAGAAGCCGCACCTATCCAACAGCAAGCTGCGCGGCTGGTGCCGGGAGAATTTCCTCAGCTACATCCGCATGCGCGAATGGGAGGATATCCACCACCAGATCAACCAGCTGGTGAAAGGCGAACTGAACTGGCGGCCCAACCAAGTGCCGGCCGGCTATGCCGAAATCCACAAGGCGCTGCTGACCGGCCTGTTGGGCAACGTCGGCCTGAAGGGCGAGCAGTCGGAATACTCCGGCGCCCGCGGCCTGAAGTTTCAGATTTTTCCCGGCTCCTTCCTGTTCAAGAGCCGGCCGCAGTGGATCGTCTGCGCCGAGCAGGTGGAAACCGCCAAGGTTTATGCCCGCACCGTCGCCAAGATCGAGCCGGACTGGATCGAGGAAGTGGGCGGCCACCTCGTCAAGCGCACCCATTACGATCCGCACTGGGAACGCAAGCCGGCCCGCGTCGCGGTGCACGAGCGCAGCGCCTTGTACGGCCTCATCGTCCAGGCCGGCCGTAAAGTGCCTTACGAAAACATCAATCCGGCCGGAGCGCGGGAAATCTTCATCCGCGAAGCCCTGGTGCAGCAGGAGTACGACTGCCGCGCCGAGTTCTTCCGCCACAACCAGTCCCTGCTGCAATCGGCCGACTACCTGCAGCAGAAAGGCCGGCGGGTGGACTTGGTGGTGGACGAGGAATGGCTCTACCGTTTCTACGACGAGCGCCTGCCGCCCCATGTGTGCAGCGGCGCCAGCTTCGACCGCTGGCGGCGCGAGGTAGAAAAGACCGATCCCAAGCTGTTGTTGCTGACCAAGGACGACGTCACTCGTCGGGAAGACGAGAGCCTGGATACGGTCAACTACCCGGATCACCTAGACGTGGGCGACGGCAGCGTGCGGCTGGAATACCGCTTCGCGCCGGGCGACCCGGAAGACGGCGTCACCGCCATCGTGCCCTTGCACCAGCTCAACCAGCTCAGCAAGGAACCCTTCGACTGGCTGGTGCCCGGATTGCTGCGGGAAAAGCTCATCGCCCTGCTCAAATCCCTGCCCAAGGACCTGCGCCGCAAGCTGGTGCCGGTGCCCGACACGGTGGATCGCCTGCTGCCCAAGCTGGCGGTGGGTGAGGGCGTACTGACCCAGTCGGTGGGAGCGTTGCTGAAATTCACTTACGGTTTGACGGTTCCGGACGGGGCTTGGGACGAAGCCTCCCTCACCGAGCATTTGCGCATGAACTACCGGGTGATGGACGAGAAGGGCAAAGTGCTGGTCACTTCCCGCGACCTGGGCGATCTGCAGCGCCGTTACGGCGCGCAGGCCGGGCAAACTTTCCAGAGCTTGGCGGCCAAGTCGCTGTCCATCAGCGGTTGCACCGATTGGCAGTTCGGCGACATTCCCATCCGCAGCGACACGAAAACGGGCAAGACCACCGTCCCCGGCTACGCGGCGCTGGTGGACGAAGGCGACGCCGTGGGATTGAAGAGTTTCGACACGGAGGCGGAAGCCCGCTGGCGCCATCGTTGCGGCTTGAGTCGCTTGATCCAGTTGGCGTTGGCTAAAGACATCAAATATCTGCGTAAAAATCTGGCGGTGAAGCCGCCCCACGAACTGGCTTACGCCAAACTGGCCGGCCTGCCGTTTCGCCAAACCGCCGACAATGCCGCATTGCGCGACGATTTGCTGGGATTGGTGGTGCAGTCGCTATATCTGGACGACCAGCCGGATATTCGCAGCGAAAAGGTTTTTCGCGATCGCTTGGAACGGCATCGCGGCCAATTGATCGAGCAGGCCAATACCGCATCGGTCCTGTCGGCCGGAATCCTGGACGGCGCGGCGACGCTGGAAAAAACGCTGGCGGCTTGGCCCGCCAACGATCCCTGCGCCCAGGATATGCGCGAGCAGTTGCGTTGCCTGGTCTACGCCGGTTTTGTTCGGACGACCTCCCTGGCGCGATTGAAGGAATATCCTCGTTACCTCAAGGCGTTGCAGCATCGCCTAGATAAGCTGCGCCAAGATCCCGGCCGGGATCGCCGCCAGTTGGATCTGCTCAAGCCGTATTGGGCTCGTTATTGGGACTACGCCAAGCAGCCTTTGGCCGCGGCGCCGGAAGACGACGCCTTCCGTTGGCTGCTGGAGGAGTTTCGGGTTTCCTTATTCGCCCAACACCTGAAAACCCCGGTGCCGGTATCGGCCAAACGCTTGGACGAGATGTGGGGTGGGCGGCAAAAATAA
- a CDS encoding formate dehydrogenase beta subunit, whose product MATVYVPRDSSAVSLGAERVAEAIRREAAQRGVELKLVRNGSRGLYWAEPMVEVSTVAGRVAYGPVQPQDVPGLFDAGFLEGKSHALSLGATEEILYLKNQERLTNARVGITDPVSLEDYLSHDGYRGLKNALAMQPADIVKEVTDSGLRGRGGAAFPTGIKWNTVLNAPSDQKYIVCNADEGDSGTFSDRMIMEGDPFVLIEGMTIAGLAVGATQGYIYLRVEYPNALTILNEAIAAAYRAGYLGQSLCGSGKSFDLEVRVGAGAYVCGEETALLESLEGKRGLVRFKPPLPAIVGLFGKPTIVNNVISLASVPIILDKGGTHYRDFGMGRSRGTLPIQLAGNIKRPGLIEKAFGVTLREILYDYGGGSASGRPIRAVQVGGPLGAFLPESQFDTPLDYEAFAALWAVLGHGGIVAFDDTVDMARMARYAMEFCAAESCGKCTPCRIGSTRGVEVMDRIIANREHDKNLLLLRDLCDTMLGGSLCALGGMTPYPVLSALNHFPEDFGAAKPEAA is encoded by the coding sequence ATGGCTACCGTCTACGTACCTCGTGATTCCAGCGCCGTATCCCTGGGCGCCGAACGGGTGGCCGAGGCCATCCGCCGCGAAGCCGCCCAGCGCGGCGTCGAACTGAAACTGGTGCGCAACGGCTCGCGCGGCCTGTATTGGGCCGAGCCCATGGTGGAGGTCTCCACCGTCGCCGGCCGCGTGGCTTACGGCCCGGTGCAGCCCCAGGACGTGCCCGGCCTGTTCGACGCCGGTTTCCTCGAAGGCAAGAGCCACGCGTTGAGCTTGGGCGCCACCGAGGAAATTCTGTATTTGAAAAACCAGGAGCGTTTGACCAACGCCCGCGTCGGCATCACCGACCCGGTCAGCCTGGAAGATTATTTGTCCCACGACGGCTACCGGGGCTTGAAGAACGCGCTGGCCATGCAGCCGGCCGACATCGTCAAGGAAGTCACCGACTCCGGCCTGCGCGGCCGCGGCGGCGCGGCTTTCCCCACCGGCATCAAGTGGAACACGGTGCTGAACGCGCCCAGCGATCAGAAATACATCGTCTGCAACGCCGACGAAGGCGATTCCGGCACTTTCTCCGACCGCATGATCATGGAAGGCGATCCCTTCGTGCTGATCGAAGGCATGACCATCGCCGGCCTGGCGGTGGGCGCCACTCAGGGCTATATCTATCTGCGCGTGGAATACCCCAATGCCCTGACCATCTTGAACGAGGCCATCGCCGCCGCTTATCGGGCCGGCTACCTGGGCCAGAGCCTCTGCGGCAGCGGCAAGTCCTTCGACCTCGAGGTGCGCGTGGGCGCCGGCGCTTATGTGTGCGGCGAGGAGACGGCGCTTTTGGAAAGCCTGGAAGGCAAGCGCGGCTTGGTGCGCTTCAAGCCGCCGCTGCCGGCCATTGTCGGCCTGTTCGGCAAGCCCACCATCGTCAACAACGTCATTTCCCTGGCGTCCGTGCCCATCATCTTGGACAAGGGCGGCACCCATTACCGCGATTTCGGCATGGGCCGTTCCCGCGGCACCTTGCCGATCCAGTTGGCCGGCAACATCAAGCGGCCGGGCCTGATCGAGAAAGCTTTCGGCGTGACGCTGCGGGAGATTCTCTACGACTACGGCGGCGGTTCCGCGTCCGGCCGGCCGATTCGCGCCGTGCAGGTGGGCGGTCCCTTGGGCGCTTTCCTTCCCGAATCCCAGTTCGACACGCCGCTGGACTACGAGGCTTTCGCCGCCCTGTGGGCGGTGCTGGGCCACGGCGGCATCGTCGCTTTCGACGATACGGTGGACATGGCCCGTATGGCCCGCTACGCCATGGAGTTCTGCGCGGCGGAATCCTGCGGCAAGTGCACTCCCTGCCGCATCGGCTCCACCCGCGGCGTGGAAGTGATGGATCGCATCATCGCCAATCGTGAACACGACAAGAACCTGCTGCTGTTGCGCGATTTGTGCGACACCATGCTGGGTGGTTCCTTGTGCGCCCTGGGCGGCATGACGCCGTACCCGGTGTTGAGCGCTTTGAACCATTTCCCCGAGGATTTCGGCGCCGCCAAGCCCGAAGCGGCATAA